Genomic DNA from Candidatus Rhabdochlamydia porcellionis:
GGTTAACCATAATTATTAAAAATATCTGTAACTGATTAAAAAATGTAGCACCTTTTATTACGAATAACCTAATAAGCAATCATCACTATCTTGTTTTATTTAAACAACCCCTTTGTGTCTATAATTAGCCTTATAGACACATAAGAGCGTAGCAAGCTTTTTAAATAAAAAAAAAGAAAACACTATACACATTAAGTGAAAATACATAATTTAAAGATCTAAGATGATCTTCTTTGAGCAGAAAGAACTTTGTTAAACTTTAAAAGTAAAAAACAGCGGATTTTCATTGTCTTCTGCTTACAAAGATAAAACAAAAACTTTGCCGTTTATGAATGCAGAAATAATAGAATTAGAAGAAAGACACAAACTCAACTACAAACAAGTCGTTGAAATTAAAAATGAAAGACTTTGGCAAGCTCTTTCTAAAGTTAATTTACGCACTGCAATCATCGAATGGATTGAGACAATTACAAACCCCTGCACTAAAAGTTCCTATACAACTTCCATGAAAGAGTTATTGGAAAGAGGGTTTTTAAACCCAAATTGGAGTTTGCAGGTATTTGGAATATTATCTACAAATACGATTGTTGATCAAATAAAAGTTCAAACGGTTTACATAAAAAACAAAGCGGCAGAAAGCGCAAAACGGGAATGGTCAATTCGAACCAAAGAAGCCCGTATTAGCTGCTTGTTAGCATTCACAAGATATTTATCAAGAAAAACAGAAGGGATCATAACCAAAGCAACCCCTAATAGAATCGGTCTAGAAAAGACTTTTAGCCCTCCTTCCAAGAAAGTAAAAACAGAAGCTTTGAGCAGAGCTCAACTTAATCGATTTTTAGAAGAGCTGGAACAAATTAATCCAAGAGATGCCTTAATTGCAAAATTGTGTTTGCATGGAGCAAAGAGAATTAATGAAGTGCTCTCTCTAGAGATCTATCACATTGATTTTGAAAAAAGACAAATCTTGTTCAAACAGTCAAAAAGTAAGCTAACAGATGATTTTACAATTATTAATTTTGAAAAAGAAGGAGCACGAGCTCTGCTTCTTAAATTAAAAGATTATATACAAACGAGAAAAGGTCTCGTCTTTCTTACAAAAAACAATAAAGGAGTAAAAAAAACTCAGGTAGATCGAAATTTTTCAAAAGCCGGAAGAAATGCACAAATTCCCTTTCGAGTAAGTGCTCATAATTTAAGAACTACCGCTATTACTCTTTGGAAAGAAGACGGTTTTAGCGATTCTTTAATTATGAAAGCAAGCGGTCATTCTAGTAGCGAAATGGTTCATCGATATGATAGAACAGATATTGCTGATAATGTAACCAGTAAATCTTATCTTTTGTAGTTTGATTTTTTAAAAATCTGGATTATTTTTGAGATAACTGTTCATTGAACATTTTTATTGTTAACAGGTTTTATTGCTTTAAAGTTTCAAAATCTTTGCTGAATTAAGAAAATCTGTCTTTATCACTAACCAGCTTGCTATAAAACTTACCTATTTGTTTTTTCAGGTCAAATTCAGCCAAGGCCATTTCTATGGCTTTTTCAACAATCAGCGTCTTAGAAATTTGCTTACTTCCAGAAAGACGCCTAATTTCTATCCACTTATCTTCTAGATCTCTAAGAGTTTTAACCGATAAATTAAAAGTAGCTTTCTCTTTTAGTTCTTCTAAAACAGTTATCTCTTCCTCTGTTCCATCAAGAAACATTTGTTTTAAAATAGTTTTATTGCTAGAAGGTTTTATTGCTTTCTTCCTTAGAGGTTTTTCTTGTTTTATTTCTTTATTGCTTTCCTGCTTGCTAGTTTCAGACATAAGAGAGCTCATGATATCGGGAGTTTCTAGTCTATCGACCATAATTAAGTATCCTTTCTACTGTTTTTTGATAGTCTTTTGCTCCTGAAGAAGAAGGGGCATATTCGTAAATTGTTTTGCCAAAACCAGCTGCTTCAGATATGCGTACTGAATATTTAACTGGCTCGCAAATTTGTTTTGAATAGTATTTTTTAAGTTGTTCTAAAATCTCAGAAGATTTTTTTACTCTTCGGTCCCAGAAAGTAGGCAGTAAATAAGCGTGCTGCAATCTTCTATTGAATTTCTGTACGCTTTTTAATCTTTCTGCAAATTCGACTAAACTATTAAGGGTGAGTACTTCCAAACTAACAGGGGTGAGTACTTCTAGGCAATAGAACAAAGCATTAATTGTAAGTGTATCCCAACTTGGTGAAGTGTCAATGATCACAAAATCAAATTTTCCTTCAATAGAACAAAGAGACTCGGAAAGTGTTTGCTCAGAGCTAAAGTCTTTTCGACCTATTGCTCTCTTTACTCCGGATAATCCTCTTCCCCCAGATAAAATCCAAAGCCCCTCTCTAGCTTGAAATAAGGCTTGTTCAACATGGATTTGCTCGTTAAGAACATCTGCTAAGCTATGCTTTGGTTTTACTCCCAATAAAAATGCATCTTGCCCTTGATCATCTGTGTCAATTAAAAGTACTTTTTTTCCGGACAAAGCAATGCCATGAGAAACAGAAACGGCTGTTGAGCTTTTAGCAACTCCTCCCTTGGAAAGGGCTATACAAATTTTTCTCATTATTGCCTTATTGCTTTATTTTTCCTGAAATTAACAACAAGGGAATATAATATGCAAGTTGTTATGGTTTTTTTTGCAAGATGTAGCAAAAGTTTCTGACTAAATAGCTGTTAGGTCCGGTTTGTTAACATACAAAACAAATTTTCTCGATAATTTGCATTTAATTACATATTTCTTCTGAAAAGACGAAACTACTACCGTACTACGATGCAGAGTTACCGTACTACGATGCAGAAAAAGGGTCGATTTACCGTACTACGATGCAGAATTACCGTACTACGATGCAGAACTCTCATAGGTAAAAACCAGGCGGTAGATATTATAAGACTCTTATAAGAGTATTATAAGAAGGGTAAGGGCTATTATTTGCCGTAATAAACGGCAAATAAATAGCTCCCTACCCAAAAGAGAGGGAATAGGATGTCTGTAAGGAGACAAATGCAAACTACTTGTGTTGTCTAAAACTTAAAGCTAGGAATTTAAGTGTTTAAACAGTTCCTGTGCGCTTTATAGAGTGCGATTGGTGTGGTTGGACATCTTTAAGTTAAATTAAGCCAGGATCAGCCTTTATTTGCGTTTTTTAATTTCTTTTGACGAACATTGCCTTTGCAAGTTTCCAATGTTTATTGGAAATCAAACTTTTACTTACAAAGAGTGATTTATATTATTTATTATAAATTGTTTTACTTTTTAATTACGTAAGATATGATTGATTATTATTTATGAACAATTTTCTGTCGTAATTGAAATATGAAATGGTATTCTCTATTTGTTTCTAGATCAGTTAATTGATATTAATCATTAATTGTGGAAAAGAGGGAATTAAACAGTGTTGATAGATGTATCAAATGCACTATTACAGCTACTAAATACATTTCCCGTATCGCAAAATTTATCCTTGTTACGAGTTCTATTAGTTTCAATACTATTATTAATAGTACAAGGGTTAAGTTCAGAAGAAACACTATATAAAGATCATAAAAAAATAAAACCAAATGGAATGCAAACACCAGGATAAATGAATTTAGTGTGAGTATAAATTTAATGTAATAACTGTGGAGAAAATATGTTACCTACAACTATACTAAACGTAGTGTTAGATTTATTAGCTATATTGCCCTTAGGAACGCTTCCTTTACTACAAACTTTGTTGTTGCAAGTAAGATCATTGATAGCACAAGGTCAAAGCTCACAACAAATTATAACAGCTCTCATAAGCGCAATAACATCAGTTACTCCATCACCTGCATCAGCTGATATAAAATAAAAATTTCGTTAAATATCGCAAAATAAAAAACCGCATGATTCTTGTTCATGCGGTTTTTCTATTTAGAATTTGTGAATTAAATGGTGTATCTATCTTCTTTTAGAAGATGTTTACTACAGATCATCAGGTTTTTGTTTATCTGTTTTTTGAAAGATTCTTTCTTGAATGCAATCAGTGACGAATTTCCGAATGGACATTCCTAGTTTTGCTACATGCATCTTAATTTTTTTATGTTCCTTTTCTGAAACATCTATTGACATCCTGGTTTTTTTATCACGCATTTTAATCCCCGTAGATTGTTGAAGAGGCTTGATGACATTTCTTGTGACGCACGTTTCAAAAAAGTAGAAAATTTCTTGCATTTCTTTAGTCCAATAATTTTTTTTTGAAAAAGAACTTAAAAATCCTATCGTCAAGAGAATGGCTCTTTTAAATATACTAATTTCGACTTTTACTACATGCAAGATGAATGCAAATTTCCAAAAATTACTACGTGTACTGTATGGCTGTCGTGGAAAATTAACTTGGCGTTTTTCTCAATAATTTTAGTTCCTATTTCTAGAGTATGCGTTTTTAGCAAAATGGGAGCTGCTTGCACATTGAATCCTTCCGCAGCAACTATGGGAACATAATTTGTACTTGTCATTGGAATAATGAAAGAGATTAAATAAGAACCTGTGTTTTTTTTATGAACAGACATTACATTAAACCCCTCGTATACTTCACCTGTTACTCCAGAAAATGTTACCCATACCTTTGCTATAGAAGGATGTATAGATAAAGTATTTACAGGACTAATATTTGTAGTATATTCATAGGAATCCTCTTTTTCTTGAAAAACGGGATTTAAGTTTTTTGTCTCTTTCTGGAACTTAGGAGCCCCTGTTGTGTAGCTCTGATTTGTTACATAGATTCGTGAATAAGGAGGCATAAAAACGTGCATTCCATGAAAATTTCCCTTTCTGTCACACCCTACTAATCTGGGATTTTGCGTATGTACTACTTGTTTTTTTTCTTGTCTTATCATTGACTTAAATCCACCTCATGTTTATCTGCAATGTCTTTTTAGGGGATAATAAGAAATATTTTTTTTTAATGAAATTTATCTTTACAGCTAATGAAAGTAATCAAGTCTTTTTTAAGGAGATGGTTCGATTAATAACCAAGCCACAATAGAAGTGTCTCCTATTGCCGAAGAAGAAATGGTAAAGCTTACCCCAGGCACTCTTGCAGTTACAGATAGAATACCTGGACCTCCACTTGGCACGTTACTACAAAGGAAAATCTCTGTATTAGCTGTGACGGTGTTGTTGGATACCGTTACAACCGAGGGAGATAGTAATACGGCAACTAGTGTAGCTCTTCCCATTCGACAATTTATCCCTTCTTTGATCATAAGACCAGCCCCTGGGTAGACAATAGCAAGGCCTGAAGTCGATGCTGATGCGCTTTGCATTCTAGCTAACCCAAGAGGTGCTACTGTTCCATTTCTTGTAACTAAAAAATTTATAGCGGTTCCATTTGCTGTAGTTGACCAGGCTTCAGTAGCAGAAAAGTAGATTGCAGAGGAAATTGCTGTAAAAGTTGTACCTGTGTATCCACCTGCTGAAATTAATCCTAAAGGATCTCCGCTTAAATTAGCTGTAGGAGCTGCTGCTGTTCCTTTTGCTGTGCGTAATATTAATGCGGACCTATATGAAGAAGAGGTTGCATAAGTTGTTAAATATACATCGCATTCTAACCTCGTAGGTGACATTACGAATTCTGCTGTAGAGTTGCTTAAAGCTTGCGTTGGAGTTCCTACACCTAAAAAGTCACTAACCGTCAAACTGTTTGGAGTAGCTTCTATTCCTGCAAAGCTTCCGAAGGCTGCTGACCCATTACAGTCCAAAGTATTGGTTCCAAAAAAATTGTTGTTATTCCCCAGGGTTAGGGATTCTGTAGAAGAAGAAGCTGGTATGTTTAGTGCATTTGCTATTTTTGCCATTGAGTTACTTGTGTTGTTTGTTATAAATGTTTATCAGTAATATCCTCTGCTTCTTCCTCACAGAGGATGCTAAATATTATGATGTAATAAAAAAAAATATATCTAGTGTAATTTGTAAAAACTTAATACAGAGGCAAATCAACCTCTTGTTTTCTTGTGATTACACGACCGTAATGTTTCCAACGCTATTTATTATATTCCATATAGTGCTAGCTCCAGCTACTACACAAACAGCACGAATACTGTCTAGTTGGTTTGTTGAAGTGAGGGATCCTCCTGTTCCTGCTGTTGTACTGGAAGAACCAAAAAATATCTGCTGAGAAGCGTTTTGTTTAAGTTGCCAGCCTGCTGTCCCAGCACTTCCTTTCCCTGTAATATAAAACGTATCTCCAAGAGCTGCTGTAGCAGGAAGGGTAAAAACAACTTGCGCTGCATTATCAGCAATGTAACCTGTATTAGTGGAAATTGTTTGTGTTGTTCCTGTAACATTTATCCAAGGAGTCCCTCCTGCAGCAACCGTTAGAGTAACTGCTCCTCCCAAAGAAACAGGACTACCAGTCACAGTGACTCCATTTCCTGTAATCGTAATAGGAGGAGCTGTTAGAGTAAGTGAATTAGCTCCTGGAGTTTGCGTTAATCCTCCTGATAAGGTGAGCGTTGCGAAAGCGGGGGCTGCACCTGTTGCTCCGATGAGCAACTGACCATTTGTCCCAACTGGAACAGATGTAGTAGCACTGGTGCCATTCCCAAGGAGAAGACTATTTGCAGTTAAAGTAGTGTTTCCTGTACCTCCATTTGCTACAGTTAAAGGGGCTCCCCCTAACGTGTTTATATTGATATTAGTTGTGTTAACTTCAAAGTTAGGAGAGGCTGTTACGCCATTAGGATTGGTAATAGTAACGGTATTTCCTGTAGAGGTAAATGTGCGACCAAAAAAGGTTCCCGTGCCATTATAGGCAACAATTCCTGACTGGGTTAAATTTATGGCATTATTTGTTGTCATGGGCTCACTTTTGTTATATGAAGTTTTTATGTAATTTTAAACGCGCTTACACATCTGATTTTGGGCTCTTATTTGAGGTAAGCTCTTGGTTTAATAAGAAAGTTTATATTTTATTGTTTGTACAACTCATCTTCCTGCAAATAAATACTATCTTCTAACATTTGGTTAGGGATTTTTAGTTGCTATTAGCTACCTCTTTGGAAGACTTACTTAATTTTTTATTTTTGTTTGAAGAGGATATTTGGGTAGTATGATAGATCTAAAAAAATTATATCTATAACAATTTATGGAAATAGGGAAATCTTTGAAGATTTAAAATAACTATTGAACATTTGCTTAACATTTCTTTTTAAGAATGTTAACAAAAGATGAGTTCTTAATAAAAAGAATATAACAAGAGAGGTATTTTACATCTTAGGAGTCTACTAATAGAGGTTTTTATCAGAATAAGTTGTCTGTAGTTCTAGTTATTTTTTTGTTTCATAACTGCTAATTAAGCCTGCATAGGGGACCAAGCGGTGTTGTAATATCTTCTTCAACTTATCTCCGTCATTTCTCCAATCTTTTTGCAACTCTGAAGCAAGAGCAAACCAGTTTATTAAAACAGCTCCAGCATTTGACATGCGTATAAGAGCAGCTTCTTTGACAGATCGATTGAATGTACCTGAGGCATCGACTACAACGTATACTTCATATCCCTCAGCTAAAGCAGAAATTGTAGGAAAAGCGACACATACATCAGTTACAATCCCTGCTATTAGCAACTTCTTACGTCCTGTTTTTTTTACTGCTTTAACAAAATCCTCGTTACCCCATGCATTAATTTGACCCGGTCTTGGGATATAAGGAGAATAGGGAAATTTTTGTTTTAGTTCGGGAAGTAAAGGCCCATTGGGACCTTTTTCAAAGCTAGTTGTTAATATTGTAGGAAGATTAAAAGTAAGTCCTATGTCCGCCAGAGCAAGAATATTATTCTTGAA
This window encodes:
- a CDS encoding tyrosine-type recombinase/integrase, which gives rise to MSSAYKDKTKTLPFMNAEIIELEERHKLNYKQVVEIKNERLWQALSKVNLRTAIIEWIETITNPCTKSSYTTSMKELLERGFLNPNWSLQVFGILSTNTIVDQIKVQTVYIKNKAAESAKREWSIRTKEARISCLLAFTRYLSRKTEGIITKATPNRIGLEKTFSPPSKKVKTEALSRAQLNRFLEELEQINPRDALIAKLCLHGAKRINEVLSLEIYHIDFEKRQILFKQSKSKLTDDFTIINFEKEGARALLLKLKDYIQTRKGLVFLTKNNKGVKKTQVDRNFSKAGRNAQIPFRVSAHNLRTTAITLWKEDGFSDSLIMKASGHSSSEMVHRYDRTDIADNVTSKSYLL
- a CDS encoding ParA family protein, producing the protein MRKICIALSKGGVAKSSTAVSVSHGIALSGKKVLLIDTDDQGQDAFLLGVKPKHSLADVLNEQIHVEQALFQAREGLWILSGGRGLSGVKRAIGRKDFSSEQTLSESLCSIEGKFDFVIIDTSPSWDTLTINALFYCLEVLTPVSLEVLTLNSLVEFAERLKSVQKFNRRLQHAYLLPTFWDRRVKKSSEILEQLKKYYSKQICEPVKYSVRISEAAGFGKTIYEYAPSSSGAKDYQKTVERILNYGR
- the ycaC gene encoding isochorismate family cysteine hydrolase YcaC — encoded protein: MPLSQSQVGSNRLSSDNATLLLIDHQIGLMQLVRDYEPDEFKNNILALADIGLTFNLPTILTTSFEKGPNGPLLPELKQKFPYSPYIPRPGQINAWGNEDFVKAVKKTGRKKLLIAGIVTDVCVAFPTISALAEGYEVYVVVDASGTFNRSVKEAALIRMSNAGAVLINWFALASELQKDWRNDGDKLKKILQHRLVPYAGLISSYETKK